The window CCCTGCTTCTTCTCCCCCTTAGTACCCAACTCCTGGGGTGTACTGAAATGTTTAGgattctttagttttttttgtgtgtgtagaaaaACCTCAAAAAAGGCCATGGCTCTCCTCGTCAGACCGTCCTCACACAACCTCATTTGTTCTAAAACAGTAACTCTTTTAAAAGTGTAGTGTCTTACCGTATCGCTAGTAGAGCAGAGGTGTTTCGGTTGTTATCGAACAGTCGGTGGGAAAATACGGTGCAAGGTGACATCCATCCATATGATCTCCAACCAGAACTGTAACTGCACGATGACTGAGGCAGTCAAGtcctttagttttttttctctctctctcttttcttctttctcactcacactTCCTCTTTCAATTGATATTTGGGTttctggttgttgttttttttttttttaattatttttttattatttttatatatttgcttttctgtaatattttcaATCTTTTAACTTACGGTTGCCTTTCTTTCTGTTCACCCCTGCGGTTTTCTGGTGCTGTTTGTTGCCTCACACTCATTCGTTTATCACTTCTGATAGAGTTTCCTGCCTCGCTGTGGGGGCGTTCACTGAGGGACGTGACGCTTGCTCGAACTCTCCTACTTCTGCTATTTCTTGATACCCATTTCTTCCTTGTTTGAAAGATGCTTTTCCATGTTTCCTATCACTTAGTAAAAGAAATGTCTCTTGTACCGAGCCATGAATGTGTACTTACATTACGAGAGCAGAATACTGTAAATCAAAAAAGAGCGTTCCTCAAACGTTCCTTTGATCATTACTCCAACTGCTGCTTTAATTCATACGGGGGCTATAACTCCAAACTCAAACCCACTCCGAAAAGCGAAACCTTCTGTTTCAGAGAGAGCCGATTTTACTAAAAGTGTTTAGTGCACAAGTCTTATTTGTAgtctgttattgtttctatagtaacagctccttcactgggacttgtATAATGGACACTCTACATAATCTATGAAAAAAATagctcattttaaaatgttttcttaacaaagaaactgttgatatggtaaagttttATGATATACATgcatcccatcccatccatcttcttccacttatccttttcagggtcacggggaaacctggagactatcccagggagcatcgggcacaaggcggggtacaccctggacagggtgccaatccatcacagggcacacaatcacacacacacatttacacactacgggcactttagacgcgccaatcagcctaccgtgcaagtctttggactgggggaggaaaccggagtacccggaggaaacccctgcagcacggggagaacatgcaaactccgcacacacagggccacggagGGAATcgaaacccccgaccctggaggtgtgaggcgaacgtgctaaccactaagccaccgtgcgctctTGATATACAAAAAttgtattactattattatgatgattattgttgttgtttgtttgtaataatttatagaaggagtcacCTGTGTTAGCACTTCAGTACGTTTGGACTAGGGGAAAGTCTTCGAAATAGAGGACTTTGCAGTTTACGGTTCCTCAGTAACACGACAAGACGCtcttttttggtcttattaacttcaagagctAGGTGAGGAAACCTATGGTGCAGGAACAACGGTCTATAGCACTGAcgagtgataacaggagctaactcgtttttgcagacattccacactATTAACTATAAACCTGATAAAAGATTGCataattctttaattaatacaaaGTTTAACTGTTAGCAAATTGTTTGTGGTATAAGAGCTATAATTAAACACTATAGGATGTGTTGGAAATGACAtccccaaatgttttatttattacacaattATTAAACCTGATAAACCTGACCAGGAAAAAGAAGATCAATTAGTGGATaattcttattcatttatttaagtaaGGGTATGTGTATGACTTAAATATGCGAGTGAATGGTCGGAGTATTCCCTCATCAGCCCTACTGACACCCAGAACAACTCAGGACTAATTTTTGGAACGCTTCTTTATTTCAGCCACAAGATGCCGCTGCAGGTCCTTACAGCTAAATTTAACACCTTAGCCTTTACAAACTTGAATTATATTCCAGTGATGGGGAAAAGTTCATGCATATATTCCTGGCTCAAATAcaattaacctttttttttctttcttatccaTTGCCCTACACACTGCATCCAAAGACTTGTATTTGATAAAGACACAATGTAACTTTTTGTAtattacctctctctctctctctctctctctctctctctctctctcatattcatatatatatatatatatatatatatatatatatatatatatatatatatatatatatatatatatattctccttgactacttttaggacttatgcGAAAAGcttatgatgttttaggtcatatttatggagaaatatagaaaattcaaattTTCCagctctactgtatatacactgttCAGCCATAAACcgcctgcctaatattgtgtacgtactccttgtgccaccaaaacagctttgACCCtgtgaggcatggactccacaagacctctgaaggtgtgctgtggtatctggcaccaagacattagcagcagatcctttaagtcctgtaaatcGCAAGGTCGGGTCTCCATGGATccgacttgtttgtccagccgAACCAACAGACGCTCGatgggattgagatctggggaattcggaggccaagtcaacaccttgaactctgtgtcacgttcctcaaaccgttcctgctGAAATTggcaagttcttccactctaaccttggtccatgttttcatggagctcactttgtgacTTTTTGGACCTCActtgtcatgctggaacgtaatgctacagcatacaaagacattttatataaCTGCCTGCTTCCAACTTTAtagcagcagtttggggaagaaccataaaagggtgtgatgttcaggttgGCCATATGTCACatgtatttcatcatttctttctCAGCTAGTATGTCTTCTGATGCGCTGATTGCAGTGGATCATTACATGTCAAAAGTGTTTATTACAGTTAATATTACACTTTTCATTTTCAAGCCGTTGGGTTATTTCAGAGAATCAGCAAAAAACGATCAGATACTATTTATCTCCTCATACCTTTCCTGTTGAACATACCATCATTTATTTTGCTCACAGGAGGTAGGCAGAAGTGAAAATgaaagagttttttttctttttctttttctttttttaaactgtaagaTACTTTCAGATCATCATTTGTTTCATCTGTAAACTTTGTGGCTAAGGTTATATTGTATAGACGTGACAGTGGTTTGGCATTACACAATAGGATCGAAAACATATCACAAATTGTCATGCGACTTTTTTGGAGGTCCGTCAAGCAGCTTTACGATGCCACAGTTGATCAGTTTAATTAAAAGTCAGTGATAAGGGTGGCCGTGTGTGATTTTTCATCTGTTGAAGACAGAGCAGTTCATAGCAGCTTAACTTGGTAAAACTTTATGttgttagattttgtttaaccctttaaacccTCTGTACACACAGGGTCCTTACTCTTGTAATATGTTAATTCACTgttactgaatatatatatatatatatatatatatatatatatatatatatatatatatatatatacacacacacacacacacacatttgcttcatttattcagtttaaagTACATtattcattaacacacacacacacacacacacacatatatataacacCACTGTTTACTGTGTCAATATGGTGCATGTGAGCAAACCAAGTTCATtatttgcctgtgtgtgtgtgtgtgtgtgtgcttgtgaaGTGACAGTTTAACTGTAAACCTCAAGGCTTGGCTCATGTTCAGCTGTTACATGCATGAGTTTACTTTACACAGTCAGTCCTACACAGTTTGAAGTGAAATATGGCACATTTCAGCAATGCGCATGGTTTGCCCACACATTTCCTCCACTTGCACATGTTACGATGTACATGTACACGAAGCAAAAACAAGCGGATGAGTGAGTCACAGCAAAGATCTCAGTAATATCTCATTTTCTATTGAACGCTGGGGTAATCTCCTGAGACAGGTTGGTGGAAAGTACACTCAGGAAACCTGCACCACATTAGAAGCCGATATCTGAGCCTTAATAAAGAACCCAGACAGATGTATCAGCGTGTATTTATCAGATACGTCGGACGAGAAATCACGTATTATATGACAGAAAATCTGGATGCACtgcttgattttatttacactgaTGCTTACAACCATTTCAGTTTTGATTCATCATTTCAGATAAAGATCTTTGTGCATTTTAAACCGCCTTTCGGTACACGAGCAAAACACTAAACACGACATCAAAGTGACTCTACggaaaacatttccatttcaaTTCACTACTGTCAGTGATTTTATGACACAAGATATGACTATATTCAGCTTTGTATTATCGGAAGCATGTATACTTTCTACAAGTCCTTATTTACAGCACGCTCGTTTATACACGTGCAGTATTCAGAGCACATTTGATCAGGGTTGCCATTTGATGTCTTTCGATCCCTTTAAAGGATGCAATGGATTGGAATATGGAAAAGTCCTTAAAAGCcatgcattttaaaacagaaTTGTTTTTCAGTATGATCTATCTGATAAATCCGACCGTGTCTGGCTTTGGTCCTGTGGTTTCCTGCGTCTGTCTCTGTGACGCACTGTGACGCGGTATGACGATATGGTGAAGCATATTGCAGATTAGTTCCTGTACGGTTCTTGCGCaagactttgtttgtttgttggtgcGCCTACTTTTCAGCAAGTAAACAGTCAATATCTGAGCTTAATCTAATCACAgtatttcttcagttttattgttcattgcaaaaaatgttttctcttaATTCCTTTTGTGTTGTACTTCAATCAAcaccatctcttttttttttttttatatatatatataagggagGTGTTCTGTGTGGGGCAATGTGTAGCAGTgaaggctctgggtgactgatcggaaggtcgggcgttcaagcctcagcactgccaagctgccactgttgggcccttgagcgagccccttaaccctctccgctccgggggcgccgtatcatggctgaccctgcgctctgaccccagctttctGACAgactggggtatgcgaagaaaacaatttcactgtgtattggtcgctgtatatgtgaccaataaagactcattatcattatcattctcCGCCTCTTCATCAGGAAGTTCTTGTCTATATAAAAAGGTGCTCTTAATGCTCATCAGGGAAGTGTTTCTCTATGGGAGGAGATCCTCGCTATGTTCCTCAAAGAAGTGCTTTTCTGTAGGAGGAAGTGCTCTCCATGGCCATCAGGGAAGCGCTTCTCTATACGAAGAGGTGCTCTCCATACTCATCAGCCGCCCTCTTAATATAGAGCTGCCCTGGCGACTGAGCTGCTGCTGGAACTCTGTGGTCAGGAAGTAGTATATGAGTGGATTCAGGCAGCAGTTGAGGCTGGCAATGCACAGTGAGATTGGATGGAACTTGTTAACCGCCTGCTGCAAAGGACAGTGGGTAATGAGGCCCTGAGAAACCATCATGTACATTAAGAAGTTGATATGGTAGGGGGCGAAACAGAAAAGGAACACGCCGGTACACACTAAGACCATGCGCAGGGCCTTTCTCACGTCGTTGACTGAAATACCCGGCCTCGAGCTCTGCTTCAAAGACTGAACGATGAAGTAGGAGCATAAGATGATGATGGTCAGCGGGACCACAAAGCCCAGGAGCTCGGCGAATGACATTATGGCCACTGCCTTTCCCAGGTTCAGCTTCCGCGTGGGCAAGTCCTTGAAGCagctttcagttttatttgtgtttgacGAGGAGCTTCTCATCAAGATGAAAGGACTGCAGCATAAACCAACCACCAACCACACAGCTACGCTAATGCGAACATCATAGCGCCGCATCCACCGTCTGGCACAAAAGGGGCGCATCAGAAAGGCACACCGTTGGATACTGATGCAGACCAGGAAGGCAATGCTAGCGTACATGTTAAGATATTTCAGGTAGAAGCAGAGCAAGCACAGCCCCTTTCCAAAAGGCCAGGTGCCGTGGATGTAGTAGTAGATGCGCAACGGCAGGGACAAGACATGGGCCAGGTCAGCAATGGCCAGGTTGATCATGAAGATGATGGCTTTGGTCTTCTTGCTGTAAATCATAGAAGCAACCGAGTGACTTTCTCATATATGATAGTGTAATACTGTCATTAAGTGAATAAAGTGTATCAAACATCATGAGTCAAAATGTTATTAGGAGGCTTAGTCAGGTTTACAGTCATTGAGTAAGTGAGTCGCGGGTGTACGAAGTAGTTCACACGGCAGATCTTTAATATGATTGAGAAGAATCATCAGAAAGCAATTTAAGAGAAACTGACCTTATAAAGCGACACAGCACCCAGAGAGCAAGGCTGTTCCCTATCAAGCCTGGGATGAAGATGAACAGGTAGACGTAGGTGTAGAGCGTATTCATGCTCTCTTGCCACTGTTTATCTGCCGTTTCATTCGTACAATTGGAATCGATGACCTCTATATCTGAGGCATTCGTGGAAGACATCATGACACTGTAGAGTCATTTATCAGAGCTCTTTCGTGATAGCTGGaagtgcaacaaaaaaaaagatatcttttttttctcattgcTGCCCCACACAGATCGACATCATTTCATCAATTACACAGAGAAGACTGAGGAAAGTTGCATGAGTACAAGAAGACAACGTAATTATGCAAAAATATGACTATTCATAACATATTGTATAATATCTGTAGAGCAACATTCTACTGAAGTGGTTCGTTTCTAGCGGCTGTATGAAATTCATTCCAAACGAAACATCTCAGAAGcatctaaaatataatattgtaCGCCAGCTTATTTATGATGACGTCTGAGAGCTGATGAGACGAGAGAATCCCGTGAGAAATATCTCGTTTGGAACGGAAATATTTCTTTTCCAGTTCCAAAAGTCATCGGTTGAAACGTTTACCTTTGAAATGTAACAGAATATTTGTTGTAGCTTTTGATGCAGAGCGAGAATACAGCGCGGATTGTTCAAGTGTGGTTTCCGCATGCAGTGGAGAACATGTGGGTGTGCTGGCCCTCATTAGCGTGCAGGGACTGTTGTTGAAGTTTAATGTTTTTCTCGTCTTAGTCGGTACATCTTAGACTCTATGAGCATTCACTTTTAACTACTGCTaggaatgcatttttattttattttttttaaaatgttacttttGCAAGGCTCTGGTGTTTCTGTGACATTTTCAGAACAGAATCATGTATACAGTGGAATAAAAgtaatgaataattcatagtaaaTGAACGAATAAAAACTGGTTTGTAAAAGGTATTAGTGATTAATGAAAGAAAAGTTAAATAagctaaactaaaaaaaagaaaaaaaaaattgtagtaaTGTTGCGTTACAGGAtgttcagagtttttttttttttgtataaccaGTCCTGGCTGAACTTTGTCCATGATACCGCCTTGGTCTCGGTCTCCTCATGGTGCTGTTTGCTGGAATGTTCTGAGACTTAGGAATAGGTATGTTCATACTGGGATCACATGACCCCTTTACTGTGCACTTTGGAATGGTGGTGGGATTGGATTTATGCAATCACAAATATCAGTATTATGGGCACTTTTGTGTAGATTCACAGCATGTAATCTCATATAAACCTTCTGAAagaacaaaactgcagtttgttgAGGATTTCGTGGTGCGATGCTAAAACAAAGTCATTTCTAGCTGTCATAAAAACGATTaagaaaatgatttgaaatgtcAGACGGACAGTGACGGTTCCCCTACTAGGTTTAAAAGACTTGTTCGCTACAAcagtttgtgtgatttgttGGTTTGTTCTGAAACAATATTTTGTCCTGATTTCATTGGTTAAATGTTCCCTTGCAATTTAATAAGCAATAGTCATAAGCCTATATAGTCTATATGTGGCAGGGTAAGTGATTTGGCTATCCTATTGGCTCTGCTCGGGGTATGGCTTCGGCAGACCAATAGGGTGGGAGCTACCTGATTATTTATGGACCCTTATTAGCTCCCACTGTATTGGTCTGCCGAAGCCATACCCCGAGCAGAGCCAATAGGATAGCCAAATCACTTACCCTGCCACATATAGCAGAGGTTTTCAATAGTATCCACAACgagcaggctttcattccaaccaagcaggagccacgcTTCATTTCAGTTGtctacagttttgtttttgtttttttttttttgttttttttttttacaatcgcTAGGACTCATTTCTCAATACCTAAGCCACGTTTTCAAAACTCTTTACCCAGCGAGCACAGCAGCAGTCTACATGGGGTAAACTGTGGATCATTTTTCATCCCTTTTGGCACAAAATGCATTCCATGACTACATGTTTCTAACGACATGAATTCTTTTCTCACTTAAACACAACCATCAGCAAAACTCTATTCACCCACAGGCCAATTTGCACATATTTACGTAGGCCTACTCTTTTCAAAACTGTTCAACTTTAGTTCAAAACCCAACACGAACCTGAATGAGACAGCAATTCGCTACATTTCTGTATCGAAACATCCatacatcttctataccgctttatccttttcagggtcacggggaaacctggagcctatcccagggagcatcgggcacaaggcggggtacaccctggacagggtgccaatccatcgcattgtacaatcacatacactcacacacccattcatacactacggacactttagacacgccaatcagcctaccatgcatgtctttggactgggggaggaaactggagtacccggaggaaacccccgcagcacggggagaacatgcgaactccgcacacacagggccacggtgggtatcgaacccccgaccctggaggtgtgaggcgaacgtgctaacatATATTGAAACATATACTCGTATTGAACGTATTGAAACATAtactctaaatatatatatatatatatatatatatatatatatatatatatttagagaaAGAAGTGAAAGAAGTACACTGAGCAAAGCCTCCAAACCCACTTGCGTGTAACTGCGTTTGTAATTCTGCTCAGGACCTAAGCAGGTTGGAGGTTAcagtcagggttagggttaaccctaaccctaaccctagctaGGATGTTCACTCATGTACAGGAAGCTGCACACGTTGAAATGGTCATAAAAACAGTGGCGTAAAACTTATTGAACCATGTCTGATTAATTCCTGTAATATATATTCTGCAGTGAATTTGAAACAGTAAAGAGTGTCATTCTTGTTTTGCaatgaaatttaaaacaaacaaacaaacaaacaaacaaaacattgtgtgatgctctgtgttATTAGCGTTTTTTAGGTCTTCGTTTTACGAGTTTATCATTGTGCACGGGTTAAGTCTATAGAGTGCGAAATGTGTGGatttatctactgtatctatggCAATGTTTTGCTTGTGTGAGGTGTGAATGTTGATAGCACTATGTGTCGTGTGAACTGAAGTGACATAGGCTGTTGGCCACATTCTACAATCGTTTCAGGTCTTTTGagtgacatttgggtttgagtttgCTTTCCAAACCCTTGCCCACCCTGTTTAACCCTGGCCCACCCGCTATTCCATTTCTGGCCACTCGCCACTCGGGTAGTCCAGTGTAAGATTGATCATGTATACACTACGATCACATTTTCAAGTGTAATGTGCTGGTAATCACTCAGTATGAGTAATGAGTTGATAGCATCATCAAGTTGTAATGAAAGTGTCGCTATTTATTATAACGCCATGTGCTGTGCTGTACCAGGTCTTGTCTGCCCCTCACAGCAGAGGTCCCTCCTCCCCTGAGCTTTACTACCACACCGCTTCCTGTTATCATGAATATGCATAAAAGGACTATAAATAGATGCACACACTTTGTTTTGAACAAACCTGTGCACAACAAGCTGATTTAGAATTTTGTGTTTCCATGTTACATTATAAGAGAAATAATACAATTCtgatttaaataacatttcataAATCATTAGCTTCTTAGCTATAGCTTACATAAAAATAAGGAATCACTTAAGGGATTCACTTTATTCAGGCATTTtacattttgatcattttttaattattattattttagaattattaataaatattacagttgcTTAATTACTATTCACAAGTCGTTATTCAGGATAAACTTCGTGCAGTACAACAcatggttttaaaatgattaatgacacaatgagtttatttatttatttatttatttatttcttttcaatgCTTGCAAGGAATCAATGATTCTTGTTCAATCGGTTATCGAGCTGTTAAATGACACTTGGTTACCCGATCCGGACGATTTCTAGATGGAAACTGTAACGGAACGGACGCCGAGCACAAACGACTTTTCTTTTTACCGCTCACAACGAATTTACCATGGTCATTTTGAATGGTTTGCGAACAGAGATCGGTTCCATCACGTATGCAAACCCATGCAGCAAAGCAAGGTTACTTTCATTCAACAGAAGCCTTAAATCATATTTCGCAACTGCCAACTCCCTTCCTGCACTGGTTTCAGAAAGGAGGTTTCAGAGCAGTCGGGCAACTGCAGTGTGGCATGAAGAAAACGCACAAGAACATAACCATGCACTGAACATGTATTGCTAGTGTAATGCTCTTGCATTTGTTTGTCATAGTAACGGTGTGTGGTGTGATGACTGCTACAACGCATGGCGCTATTTTGAACTCCTGTtactatactgtatttaaaCCATGACAACATGATGCTACAAGACGGTTTCTCTTACTCAAATCGAGCGTTTGATTGAGGTTGTACTGTACACAAGATGTGTGTTTTGCCCAGCCACTGACCTGATTGAGGAACTTGCTCTTCACACAAGCTAACGTCTACTCTCTGAACTTTTGACAATCATTGCTCCAGATTTCAAAGCATTTCTACCCAAAGCCATCTTCTACAGGTGTGCTATCAATTTACTTTTGGATCGACTTTAAAAGGTTCACGTTACGCACTTCGCCATGTATTCATTCGACTGACGTGGACGAGTATGAACGTTATTGAAAAATACCTTGCTTATGAATACACGATTTTGAACTCTCTGGACGTTTTCTCATCGCAGAAATACTCTGTGTCTCGACAAATTTCTGTTCTAAGGcgttaagcttttttttttttctcctctccgtCTTACTACACGTGACTAGAATGAGCAGGTTACcgcagaaaaaaacaataacaacaacaacaacaaaaacaaatcattttcgTTTACGCCTTCAATCAAAAGATTGATGAATGACGGCTACTTTTAACCTAATCCGCTTTGTGAAAATGGTCGTAtgttcaaataaacaaagaatACACAATCGGTTCCCTTTTTAGCTTTAGTTGGTGCTGTCGTGTGTGGTGGAAGCCCTACCTTTCAGGTGCAGAGAGTGCAGAATTCAGAGACTGTGGCTTCCAGCAGTGTTGATGTCAAACACTTACGCGCGAAAAATGCTACCGTTTTCTCTTCACCTCCCCAAAGAGGAAGTGGTGTGTTATCAGATTTACCCCGTATGTGCTGTCTGATGCAGTTTTATTATCTTCTCGAGTGCGTTTTCGTATTAGCAGCCATTGTCCGCAGAGACTGAATAAACGGTACTCCAGAATTCAGCTCCTGCCTCTGCGTGGACCTTCCAAAGATAGAGCACAAATGCCTTTTTAGAGTCTTTATCTCCGAGTGCTCGTGTAACGCCATGTAACTCCCTGCTGCTCCTCAAAGCCTGGCTTTGTTTGTGTCATTGCCTCTGAGCTTTGACTGCATGGCTGTAAAACCGGTTACTAGTTTGTTTAAGTCTCCCACTTGAGTTGTGAGTCACACTCATGAAGgtgaaatacataaataattgtgatttctctgttcctgggacaggcttGGAAGCAGCTTTATTCTGTAATTGACAAGACATGATGTCAGAGGTTCAATCATTTTGTCTGAACGCTAAGTGTCGTTGGCAGGTCAAATGGTCAGATTACAAACTAAGCACAGCATTAAAAAGCAAGTCTTTTTCTCATTGGTACATGGTCTCAGACAAGTGATCGcctttacatccatccatccatcttctataccgcttaatccttttcagggtcacggggaaacccggagcctatcccagggagcatcggggacaaggcggggtacaccctggacagggtgccaatccatcacagggtacaatcgcatacacactcacacacccattcatacactacggacactttagacacgccaatcagcatACCAAGCATCCTtcctgagggaggaaaccggagtacccggaggaaacccccgcagcatgaggagaacataaataagtaaataagtcatCATTGCGTTTTAATATGTCAACGATGCCCTTACACGTTATTCTGAGTATTCTGACATCT is drawn from Ictalurus furcatus strain D&B chromosome 8, Billie_1.0, whole genome shotgun sequence and contains these coding sequences:
- the p2ry10 gene encoding putative P2Y purinoceptor 10, encoding MMSSTNASDIEVIDSNCTNETADKQWQESMNTLYTYVYLFIFIPGLIGNSLALWVLCRFISKKTKAIIFMINLAIADLAHVLSLPLRIYYYIHGTWPFGKGLCLLCFYLKYLNMYASIAFLVCISIQRCAFLMRPFCARRWMRRYDVRISVAVWLVVGLCCSPFILMRSSSSNTNKTESCFKDLPTRKLNLGKAVAIMSFAELLGFVVPLTIIILCSYFIVQSLKQSSRPGISVNDVRKALRMVLVCTGVFLFCFAPYHINFLMYMMVSQGLITHCPLQQAVNKFHPISLCIASLNCCLNPLIYYFLTTEFQQQLSRQGSSILRGRLMSMESTSSYREALP